GCGTGGCAGGCTATGACCTCACGGCGCTGATGGTGGGCTCTGAAGGCACATTGGGGATAGTGGTGGGCGTGACGGTCCGCCTCAAGTACTTGCCCCACGAGGTCCACACCATTGCGGCTTTCTACCAGGATTTCCGCAGCGCAGCTGCCGGGGTGCTGGCGGTCGGCAAAGCGCGGGTGCAGCCGGCCATCATGGAGTTGCTGGATAACGGAACCTTGGAGCAACTGGACGCACTGCACGGCTCGGACCTGCAGAAGCGCGGGAAGTCGTTGTTGCTGATTCAGACCGACGGCTTTGGGGCGGCCGCTGAGGCGGCTGTGGTCCGGCAGGTCCTTGCCGATGGCGGCGCTACAGTCACCATGGAAGCCAGCGCGGAAGCGGAAATGTTGGTAGAGCTGCGCCGCAACAGCCGCGGCGTGGAGGTCGACGACGAGTTCCGCGTGGGCGAGGACATTGCCGTTCCGCGCTCGAAGCTGGTGGAGTTCGTCGCATCGCTCGAGGCCATGGCCGTCCGCCACCGGGTCCGGCTCAAGGTGGTAGCCCACGCCGGCGACGGCAACCTGCATCCGACGTTCTGGATGGACCGCGTGGACGACGCTACAGACGCCGACGCCTTGGTGCGGCTCAACGCGGCCCTGGATGAGTCCATCCGGGTAGGCCTGGAGATGGGTGGGACCATCACCGGGGAACATGGAGTAGGCCAATACAAGCTCCGTTGGCTGGGGCTGGAGCAGCCTGAACCTGTGCGTGAACTGCAGCGCAGGATCAAGGAGCTGTTCGACCCCGCAGGGATCCTGAACCCCGGAAAGGCCATTTAGCCATCTAGGCTTTTGGTATTCCAATAATCTCGATCTGCGTTTTCGGTCATGTTTCGCCGCGCTTTATCAGCGGTTTACTTTGACGTCTTGGCGTCCTATTCTATTTTGGTATACCAAAATACCGAAGAGGGGATGGATGTGGGAGAAAAGCGCCGAGCCGTACAGGGAGAAGTCCAAGACTGAAGACGGTCATGGTGCTGCTGGCCCTGGTGCTGGTGTCCATCAACCTCCGGCCAGCTATCACCACAATCGCCGGAGTGATGAACCAGCTCGAGGATGCCTTCCAGCTGGGTCCGCAATGGCTGCCCCTCCTGGGCACGCTCCCGGTCCTTGCCTTCGGCGTATCAGGGCCCATCGGGCCTTGGCTGGCCCGGCGTCTCGGCGCTGGGCGCGCCGTGGCAGTCGCCCTGCTGGTACTGGCTGCGGCGCTCATTGTGCGGGCCACTGTCCCGGCGCTCCTTTTGCCCGGAACCTTCCTGTGCGGCATGGCGATTATGACGGCCAGCGTGTTGGTTCCCCAGATCGTCAAGACCAACCGCGGCACGGGCTGGTGGACGGGCCTCTGCGCCCTGGGGTTTGGACTCGGTGCAGCCTTGGGCGCCGGACTCGTCCGGCCCTTGGAACATGCCTTGGGCGGCAGCCTCGGTGGGGCACTCGCCGTATGGGCCGTGCCCGCTCTGTTGGGCGCCTTCCTGATACAGCGCTCGGGAGGAGGCCCGACGTCGGCACCGGCCGCAGCGGGCAATGTCACCTCGGCGGGGAATGCCGCCTCGGCTGGCAATGCCACCTCAGCGGGCAATGCCACCTCAGCGGCCGGGGAAGCTGCGGCGCTGACGCCGGATTCGCCGTCGTCGGCTGTCGCGCCCAGTGCTGTGGTGCCCAATGCTGTTGTTCCACTGCGTAAGCAGCGCACGGCCTGGGCCGTGACAGCGTTCTTCGGGTTGCAGGCAATGCTCTACTTCGCCATCACGTCCTGGCTGGCCGTTTTCCTTGTCTCCGAGGGACTCTCCTCCGTGGATGCCGCAGCGTTGCTGGCGTGGTTCAGCCTGGCCGGCCTTCCGGCGAGCCTGCTGGCTCCTGTCCTGGCCGGAAAGCCCAAGGTCCTTCGGGTTCTGGGACCAGGTTTGGGCCTTTCCGTCGCAGTGGCGCTCATTGGTGTCCTGGTAGCTCCGTCCGGGGCCCAGTTCTTCATGGTCGGCGTGCTGGGCGTGGTCCAGAGTGCCGGCTTCGGGCTGGCCATGGCCTTGGTGGTCATACGTTCAGCGGGACCGTTGACAGCCGGCCGGCTTTCCGCGATGAGCCAGGGCTTCGGCTTTGCCCTGGCCTCCCTGGGCCCTCTTGCTGCGGGGCTGCTGCACACCTGGTCGGGCGGTTGGGAGGCTCCCTTCCTGGCCATGGCGGGTGAAGCGCTGGTCTTGGCGGCAGCCGGATACCTGGCGATTCGCGGGCCGCTGGTGAGCATTGAAACCCCCAAAGCAACCGCGAAGGACAACCCGGGCCAAAGCTCCACACCTGAGCTTGTTCCGTAAAGCTGCTGGTCGCGGCCGGGTGCCCAGCGTATTCTCGGCGTATGAACACACCTGGGACCAACAAACCGAACTCCGCGACCGAAATCCTTGAAGTGAACGAATGCTGGGAACTCCTGCGGGGAGTTTCCGTTGGCCGGTTGGCCGTGTGGGTGGACGACCACCCGGACATCTTCCCCGTCAACTACAAAGTTGACCACGGAAGCCTGGTGTTCCGTACAGGGGAAGGCACCAAGCTCCACGCCGCACTCAGCGATACTCCGGTGGCCATTGAGGCGGACGGAGTCAACCCTGACACCGGCGTCGCCTGGAGCGTGGTGGCCAAAGGAAGGGCGTCCGCAGTGAAATTGACGCAGGACGTCCTGGATACCATCGGACTCCTGCTGTTCCCATGGGAAGCAGGCCAGAAGGACCAGTTCATCAGGATTACGCCCAACAGCGTGACCGGGCGGCGTTTCAAAGTGACCCCTCCTGCGACGTGGTGGACTCCCTTGGACGATGCTCCCACCGCCAGCGCCGAGTAGCTGTTTCCACCCGTGTATGCTCGGTTGGAGCGCTGACCGGTGCCGTCCGGCGAACTCGGTTGGGCGCCGGCATGAAGGGGAGTTCCACAGTGGCAGAGGCTGGTCCGGAAAACGGCAACGTCCGCGATGACGAGGCCCGCGCGGAGTACGTATACCAACTGGTGCTCGAAGGCATCGTGTCAGGGTCCTTCGCCCAGGGTTCCCGGCTGCGGGAACGTGAACTCTCGGACATGTACAGCGTCTCGCGCATCCCCGTCCGGGAAGCCATCCAGCGGCTGGAACAGGACGGGTTCGTGGCCACCTTCCCGCGACGCGGCGCGGTGGTACGCCAACTCACCCTGACGGACGTCAATGAGCTCTTCGACGTCCGCCTGTGCCTGGAAACCTTCGCCGCCAGGGAAGCGGCCGCCCGCGTTGCCGAGGGTGGCGACGGCGGCCGCCTCGGGGAACTCATGGAAGCATCCAAAGCTGCCATCGACGAGGACCGTACCGACGACGTCGTCCTCATCAGCGCGGAACTGCACGCGGAGATCGTCCGCCTTTCAGGCAACCGCCTCCTGATGGAGTCCGTGAAGCCCTTGTTTGGACGCATGCGCTGGATCTTCGGCCTGGCGCACAACCGCAGCAACGAACTCCAACGGGAAGAACACACCCAGCTGTGCAACGCGATCCTCAACGGCCGTCCCGAGCTCGCTTACTCGCTGGCCTACTCCCACATAGAGCTGGGCCGCGAGCCCGTGTTGGCCGGGCTCGCGGAAACCCTGGAACCATAAGGTGCCGGAGGGCGCCGTGCGTTCCCTCCAGGACCTCAGTCGTCGGCGTCGGGGTATTCTTCCACCTCGTCGTACCGGCCGGACTCTTCAACTTCCACTTCGAGGATCTTCAACATCTCGGTGTCCGGGTTCAGCATGATGGCGGCCTCGTCACGGCGGTGCCGCAGGACGGTGTCGATGTAGGACTGCACCGTCTCCGCGAGGGGGATGTGGCGGTCCTGCTTCTGGCTCATGTACCAACGGTGTTCGAGGACCTCGTGGACCACCTCGGCGGGTTCGAGTTTTCCTGCCAGGTGCCGGGGGATGGACCGCACGATCGGTTCGAAGATCTGGCTGACCCAGGCATGGGCGCTGATTTCCTCGTCCAGTTCGGGGTTGTTGTCGGCACGGAACTGGTCCATGTCATTCAGCAACCTGCGGGCCTGGTTCTCCTGGGCGTCCAGGCCGGTCAAGCGCAGCAACCGGCGCTGGTGGTGCCCGGCGTCCACCACCTTGGGCTGCAGCTGGATCGTGGAACCGTCCGCCGTGGTCTTGATGGCATATTCCTCGACGTCGAAGCCGAGCTCGTTGAGCCTGCGGATACGCGCCGCCACCCGCCAGCGTTCGCCGAGTTCGAAGGACTCCTTCTCCGTCAGCTCGGCCCAGAGGCGCCGGTAGCTGTCCATGATCAGTTCACTGGTAGCTACGGGGTCCACTTTCTCCTCGATGAGGCCGCCGTCCAGGAGATCCATGAGCTCGCCCGCAATATTCACCCGGGCAATCTCCAGATCGTACTCGCGTTGGCCCATGGAGAGGTCCGGGTACAGCTCACCGGTTTCAGCGTCCACGAGGTAGGCGGCAAATGCACCGGCGTCGCGGCGGAAGAGGGTGTTGGAGAGCGACACGTCGCCCCAGTAGAAACCGATGAGGTGAAGGCGGACCAGAAGCAGCGCCTGTGCATCGATGAGGCGGGTCAGCGTGTCCTTGCGGAGCATCTGGGAGAACAGTGCGCGGTACGGCATGGAGAACTTCAGATGCCGGGTGACCAGCACGGGGTTCAGCGGTTTGCCGTCCGCCGTCGTCCGGCCGGTGATGACCGCCACCGGCTCAACGCAGGGGACGTCCAGCCGGGCCAGCTTCCGGAGCATGTGGTATTCGTGCCGGGCCACGTGCTCAGAGGTTTCCTTGATGGCTATGACGGAGCCGCCAAGGTGCGCGAACCGGACAATGTGGCGGGAAATACCGCGGGGGAGTGCTGCCAGGAATTCAGCCGGCCAGTCCTCCAAGGCGATGTGCCAGGGAAGGTCCAGCAGTTCAGGATCGGCCGCTGCTGCGGTGATGTTGAGCGAACCGATGACGCTCGCCGGCGGGGTTGAGTCCTGCGCGCTCGCAGCTTCCTTCCGTGGGAGCTTGCCGATCTGCCCGTAGTCGGTAGGTTCGTCGTGCCACTGGGCTCCGTTTTGCTCGCTCATGCCTCAATTGTTCCGTATTCGGTGGTGTTGTTCGGTTCAGTGAAGGGATCGGCCGGTGTGGCGGACCATTCGACGTCGGCAGCCGGCTGGAAGGTGACCCCCTGGTTGGCGAGCCGCTCGCCGAAGCCGCCCAGCCGACGTCGGAAGTCACCAAGGCTTCGGGCCTCCTGTGGCGACCACGCCACTTCCGCGAGGGAAACCGCACGCGGGTACAGCAGCCAGTAGGCCTGGCGGTTGCCGCGGACGGTTTCGGTCCATAGGGGACCTTCGACGCCCAGGATGTGCTGGTCTTCAAGGCCGCCTTGGGCGGGGTTCCACTGGTAGTACTCGGACCAGGTGAAGGGGCCGCCGTCAACCCAGGACAGTCCGATGGGGCTGGTGGAATCGTACTTTTGGTCCAGGTACGTCCGGTCGGCAGGAGACATGATGACCTTGGCAGTACCTTGTTCGGCCTTGTTCAGTACTTGCCCGAAGTCTCCGAACCAGTACTGCACCACGCTTCCATCCGGCAGATCCGCTTCGGCCGCCTCGTTCCAGCCCACCACGGTCTTGCCGGTGGCGGCGCCGATCCTTGCGAACTCCCGGACCATGGCGAGGTAGTTTTCGTGGCCGGTCACGTGGGCCTCGTCCCCGCCGATGTGCAGATATGGGCCGTCCGTGATGGCGGCAACCTGCCCCAATACCTCGCTGACGAACTCGTAGGTGGCGGGAATGTCTGCGTCCAGCGTGGAGTACCCCACCTCACCCGTGGCGTTCATGGGTTTGGCCATGCCATCAGGGTTGAGCCGGGGCACGGCTGCCAATGCTGCATTGACGTGGCCCGGGAGGTCGATCTCGGGAACCACCGTGATGTTGCGGGCGGCTGCGTAGGCCTGGATGTCCCGGTAGTCCTGTTGGGTGTAGAAACCCGTCCGACCGGGCGTGAGGCCAACGCCAGGGTGGTTCACGGCCCCGCCCACTGCCGTGAGGGTGGCGTACTCCAGCCCGGAGGGGTTGTTCTCCGGTTCATGGATCTCGATGCGCCATGCTTGGTCGTCCGTCAGGTGCAGGTGCAAGGCGTTGAACTTGAGCTGCGCCATGACGTCGATTTGTTCCTTAACCTCGGCAACGGTGAAGAAACTGCGCACAACGTCAAGCATCAAACCGCGGTACCGGAAGCGGGGAGCATCTTTGATTTCGACGGCGGGGACCGTCCAGTCGCGTTGCCTGTCCGTGTTTCCCGCGGGCCCGTCCGGCGGGGCTTCGATGGCGGGGTCGAACAACTGGCGGAGGGTCTGGATGCCGTTGAACAGCCCGGCCGGTGTGTCAGCCCGGACCCGTGCGCCTGCGTCGGTGACAGTCAGAGCGTAAGCCTCAGGGCCGCCGTCGAACGTTCTGGTCAGCTCCAGTGCCACGTCACCGGGCCGGAAATCGCTGACCAGCGGAAGTTCGTGGCCGGTAGCGCGACGCAGGAATGACGCGAGGTGCCCGGCAACGGGCACGGCGGCGCCGGTTGCGGAGATCCGGGTGGCGCCGCCCAAGGTGAAAGCCCGGCCATCCAGGACGGCGACGTGCACAGGCTTGGGGATGAGGAGTTCCGTGACGTTCATGCCGTTCTCCTTCTGGTCCGATGCCGCTACGGGGCGGGTTAAAGCGATAACGGCCCGACGCGGGGGTCGGGCCGTTATCGCTACTTCAGGTCGGTGGGTGGGCCCACGCCGACAGGGTTCCCTGGCCGAAGCGAAGCGAGGCTAGGGGTCGGTGGGTGGGCCCACGCCGACAGGGTTCCCTGGCCGAAGCGAAGCGAGGCTAGGGGGTCGGTGGGGATTAGTCGCCCAGGCGGAGGCCGGTCTTGGTGTCGAACAGGTGCACGTGGCCGGACTGCGGACGGACGAAGATGGACTCGCCCTTCATCGGAGGACGGCGGCCGTCAACACGGGCCACGATGTCGTGGCTCTTGCCGTCGAGGGTGGTGTGGCCGTAGACGTAAGCGTCGGCTCCGAGCTCTTCCACGACGTCCACCTCAACCTGGAGGCCTTCGCCCTGAGGAGCGGTCTCGAGGTCCTCCGGACGGGTACCGACGGTGACCGTCTTGCCCGAAGCGTCATCGAGGACATCGTGCGGAACGGGGTAGACCGTGCCGCCGAACTGGACGCCGCCGTCAACAACCGGCAGTTCCAGCAGGTTCATGGCGGGGGAGCCGATGAAGCCTGCAACGAAGACGTTCTGCGGGCGGTCGTACAGGTTGCGCGGGGTGTCGACCTGCTGGAGGAGGCCGTCCTTCAGCACTGCGACGCGGTCGCCCATGGTCATTGCCTCGACCTGGTCGTGCGTCACGTAGACGGTGGTGACGCCGAGGCGGCGGGTCAGGGACGCGATCTGGGTACGGGTCTGGACACGGAGCTTGGCGTCCAGGTTGGACAGCGGTTCATCCATGAGGAAGACCTGCGGGTTACGGACGATTGCGCGGCCCATGGCGACACGCTGGCGCTGACCACCGGAGAGGGCCTTCGGCTTGCGGTCCAAGTACTGCTCAAGGTCAAGAAGCTTTGCGGCTTCACGGACACGCTCTGCGCGCTCTTCCTTGGAGACGCCGGCGATCTTCAGGGCGAAGCCCATGTTGTCGGCAACAGTCATGTGCGGGTACAACGCGTAGTTCTGGAAAACCATCGCGATGTCGCGGTCCTTCGGCGGAACGTCGGTGACGTCGCGGTCGCCGATCAGGATGCGGCCTGCGTTGACGTCCTCCAGGCCTGCGAGCATGCGCAGGGAAGTGGACTTACCGCAACCGGAGGGTCCAACGAGGACCAGGAATTCGCCATCAGCGATGTCGATGTTCAGCTTATCGACGGCGGGCTTATCAGTGCCCGGGTACAGACGCGTAGCGTTGTCAAAAGTAACTGTTGCCACAGTTATCAATCCCTTCACCGGCAGGTACGTGCCGGACGATCCGTAGTGAATGGTTCTTGTTTTTCAGTTGAAACTCCCCGGCCGGAGCCGAGGAGTCGCCCGTGGCGCCGCACGATGCTGTGCGTCACGTCACATACGAGAGTATGTCAGACTTTTTGACGAACTGTCGAACTGTTACGAAGGTCACATGAAATTCTGTTCGCGATTCATGCGGAGCCAACGGCGCGGCGTCGTTCCCGGAGCAGCGCTTCCAGGAGTTCGGCCACATGTACCGGAGCTTCCACCCGGTACGCTGCCTGCGTGAAATCCAGGCCCACCTTGATGCCGACGTCCCCGGGCAGGAGCCTGCCCAGCGCGTCCTCGTCCGTGACGTCGTCACCGGCAAACAGGACCGCGGTGGCTCCGGTGGCCTGGCGGAGGAACTCCACGGCCTCGCCCTTGGACGCTTGGATCACCGAGGTTTCCAGCACCCGTTTGCCGGATTTCAAGTACACCCCCGGACGGTCCTGCAATTCCAGGCGGGCGGCCTGGACGGCGTCCTCGGCCACGTCGTCGTCCGCCAGCCGGGTGTGGAGCACCACGCCTGCCGGCTTGTCTTCCAGCAACGTGCCGGGAGCGACGTTGACGATGCCGGCGAGCACCTCGCGCACCGAAGCCAGGCGTTGCCGCTGCTCGTCATCCAGTTCCAGTCCGAGGGATCCTTCTCCCATCCAGACTTCCGCCCCGTGGCTTCCGATCAGAAGCGTCGTTTCCGGCGGGGAGGCGACCGCGCGCAGGCTGTCCAGGGCGCGTCCCGAGATGAGTGCCGTCGTCGTGCGCGGAAGCCCAGCGAGTTGCTCCAAAGCCGCAGCCGACCGGGGAAGCGGGCGGGCGTCGGACGCATGATCGACGATCGGGGCAAGCGTGCCGTCGAAGTCGAGGGCAACCAGCAGGTGTTCCGTATCGGCGATGCGGCGGACCGCGTCGAGCAGCTCCGGCGCCAGGGAGAGGGGGGTCTGCTCAGCTGTCATCGCGCACCACCTTTTCCTTGAGCGCAGCCAGGAAGTCCGCGGACCAGTGGTCGACGTCGTGGTCAAGGATCTGCTTGCGCATCAGCTTCATGCGGCGGCGGGCTTCCTTGGGGTCCAGTTTGATGGCCCGCAGGATCGATGACTTCAGCCCGTCGATGTCGTGCGGATTGACCAGCAAGGCCTGCTTCAGCTGGTCGGCAGCGCCGGCGAACTCGCTGAGGACCAAGGCTCCGTCATCCTCGGAGCGGGCCGTGACGTACTCCTTGGCCACCAGGTTCATGCCATCCCTCAAGGCCGTGACCAGCATGACGTCGGCCGCCAGGTAGAGGGCCACCATCTCTTCCACGGGGTAGCTGTGGTGCAGGTAGCGGACGGCCGTGTTCTGGATGGTGTCGTAGGTGCCGTTGATCCGGCCCACCGTGCCTTCGATTTCTTCCCGCAGGAGGCGGTACTGCTCCACGCGTTCCCGGCTGGGGCTTGCCACCTGGATCAGGGTGGCGTCTTCAACCTTGATGTGCCCGTCGGCCAGGAGTTCCTCGAAGGCCTTCAGCCTGTGCCCGATGCCCTTGGTGTAGTCGAGCCTGTCCACGCCCAGCAGGATGGTCTTGGGATCGCCGAGGTCCTTGCGGATCTGCCGGGCCCGTTCGATGATATCCGGCCGCGTGGCGAGCTGGCGGATCTGGTCCACGTCGATCGAGATGGGGAACGCCTGGGCGCGGGCAATGTGCGTGACCTGTCCGTCCTGTCCCTTGACGTGGACCTGCTGCTGCTTGACGCTTGCGCCCAGGAAGCGGCGGGCTGACCGCATGAAGTTGCCGGCGTCGCTGGGGCGCTGGAAGCCGAGGAGGTCGGCGCCGAGCAGGCCGTCAATGATCTCGCGCCGCCACGGCAACTGCGCGAAGATTTCCGGCGGCGGGAAAGGAATGTGGTTGAAGAAGCCGATCTTCAAGTCCGGGCGGGCTTCCCGGAGCAGCCTGGGGACAAGCTGCAGCTGGTAATCCTGCACCCACACCGTGGCCCCGTCCGCGGCATGGCGGATGACGGCGTCGGCAAACTTCTTGTTCACCTGGCGGTAGGAGTCCCACCATGTCCGGTGGAATTCCGGCGGCGCGATGACGTCGTGGTAAAGCGGCCAGATGGTGGCATTGGAGAATCCCTCGTAGTAGAGCTCCACTTCGTGGCTGCTCAACTGGACCGGGACGAGGTCCATGCCTTCGTGGCTGAAAGGACGCACTGTCTCGTCCGGGGCGCCGTGCCACCCGACCCATGCGCCGTCGGACTTCGTCATCATGGGCGCCAGTGCGGTCACGAGGCCGCCGGGGGACCGGCGCCAGCCGTCACCGCCGTTAGTATCGCCGTCGTTGCTGTAACGGTCCACGGGCAGGCGGTTGGACACCACCATGAAATCGAACGTGCTCGCCGTGGGCTTCTGCGTGGGTGAGGCCCTAACGCCCTGTTCCGTCGTGAGTTTTTCGCTTGCCAAATCCTGCATTACTGCCCCCTGGGGTTGCTGTGACTCGCTTCCCAGCCTACCGGCGGAATCTTCAGGGGCGGTTGATCGTTCAACCACCGGGCGGTTGCGTGTGCGGCAAACCTTCAGGTTTGCTCCCGTAAACTGGCCCCGTTGCCACTTCGACATCGAGTAACCACGAGGAATTGATGAGTCCCGCAAACGAACCACGCCTGTCCAAGGCCGAGCGCACAGCCCAGGCCCGCGAACAAGCGCGCAAGATCCGCGAAGAACAGCTTAAGAAGGAGAAGCGCAACAAGCTCCTGATTGGCTGGGGCATCGTGGTTGCCGTCGTGGCGATCCTCGTGATCATCGCACTCGTGGTGGTCCAGAACATCCAGAACAGCGCCCCCATCGCGGACAGCGGCCCCACCCCGGCCAACGGCAACGTCCACGGCGGCGTGACGCTGCTGGCCAACAACGAAGTAGTCAAGTCGGAGCCCGCAACGGTGAACGTGGCCGATGTCCCGGCTCCGCTGACCACCAAGCCGGCTACCGTGGCCGCTCCAGGCGCCGAGGCCGAAGCCGGCAAGCCGGTCAAGGTTGTTGCCTACATCGACTTCATCTGCCCGGTCTGCAAGCGCTTCGAAACCACTTACGGTGAATCGCTGACCAACCTGCGCAACGAAGGCAAGATCTCCCTCGAGTACCGGCCGCTTGGTTTCCTGGACCAGCAGTCCACCACCAACTACTCCTCACGCGCCGCGAACGCTGCCGCCTGCGTCGTGAACACCTCGCCGGAGAAGTACGCCGACTTCTTCAACCTCCTGTTCGAGCGCCAGCCGTCCGAAGGCGGTGCAGGCATTTCCGACAAGGACCTCAAGGCCATGGCCACTGAAGTCGGAGCCGCCAATATCGACTCCTGCGTGGATAACAAGGAGTTCCGCCCGTACGTGAAGGTCGCCACGCAGGAAGCTGCCGCGATCGGTATCACCGGCACGCCTACCGTCTTTGTCGACGGCAAGCAGTGGGACGGGTCCACCGACCTTAACGCAGAGATCCAGGCGGCCATCAGCGCCAAGGGCTGATTCTCAGCCACGTACGACGGCGGCCGATTGCCTCTTCCGGGAGGCGACCGGCCGTTGTTGTCTCCGGGCGGGGCTGTCCTGCGCTGAATTTCCTTGTGGGGGACGGTCTGGGCTAACCTTGTCTAGCGTTCTTTAGCGAGTGTCCAGCACAGGCTGGCATCGTTCATCGCGCCTCCTTAGCTCAGTTGGCCAGAGCACCTGTCTTGTAAACAGGGGGTCGCCGGTTCGAATCCGGCAGGGGGCTCCACTAACTCCTCTTTCCGGCGGACCACCACCGGAATGAGGGGTTTTCCGTATTCGCGGGCCGGCGTCATCACGGCGTGCCGGGCCGTTGCCGCGGCATGCATACTGGCTCTATGCAGACCACTGTGCTGGTGGAAGGTGAAAGCGACAAGGTGGCCGTGGAGACGCTGGCCGCCAAGCTTGGCCATGACCTGGCGGCAGAGGGCGTCACGGTGGTACCCATGGGCGGCGCCACCAGCATCATCCACTTCCTGGACCGTTACGGGCCCAGCGGCGCAGACCATAGGCTCCTGGGGTTGTGCGATGCAGGCGAATCTCCCGGCATTGCCAGGGCGCTGAGCCGTGCGGGCATCGGTCCCGGAACGTTGGCCGAACTTGGGTTCCACGTCTGCCACGAGGACCTGGAAGACGAACTCATCCGTGCCCTTGGAACGGAGAACGTCCTGAATGTCATTGAAGAACAGGGCGAACTGGCATCGTTCCGGCTCCTGCAGCGTCAACCGTCGCTCCGGGACCGCCCGGTGACGGACCAACTGCGGAGATTCTTCGGCGGCCGCAGTGGCAACAAGGTCCGGTATGCAAGGTTGTTGGTTGAGGCACTGCCCGACGGCGAGGCGCCACTGCCGTTGGGACTCCTCGTTGCCTCGTTCGCAGCCGGGAACTGAACAGCACACGTCCGCGTGTCCGGGGCTTCGTCGCAACCGCTAACGCCGTTCGCCCCAGTGCTTTCGGGAGCGCGGGGCGGAAACTGGTGCGCCAGGTGTGCGTTGCCGCAACGCGAGCATCGGGAAGAGCAGCACTGAGAGCATCCCGGCGCCGACCAGCGCGGAAGCGATCCCGTTGGAGATCAGGTGGGTGTCCTGCCCGATCCCCGTCACCGCAACGATGATCGGCAGGCCTGTTGCGCCGAACAGGGCAACGGCGCG
The Paenarthrobacter ureafaciens genome window above contains:
- the otsB gene encoding trehalose-phosphatase; the encoded protein is MTAEQTPLSLAPELLDAVRRIADTEHLLVALDFDGTLAPIVDHASDARPLPRSAAALEQLAGLPRTTTALISGRALDSLRAVASPPETTLLIGSHGAEVWMGEGSLGLELDDEQRQRLASVREVLAGIVNVAPGTLLEDKPAGVVLHTRLADDDVAEDAVQAARLELQDRPGVYLKSGKRVLETSVIQASKGEAVEFLRQATGATAVLFAGDDVTDEDALGRLLPGDVGIKVGLDFTQAAYRVEAPVHVAELLEALLRERRRAVGSA
- a CDS encoding GntR family transcriptional regulator, yielding MKGSSTVAEAGPENGNVRDDEARAEYVYQLVLEGIVSGSFAQGSRLRERELSDMYSVSRIPVREAIQRLEQDGFVATFPRRGAVVRQLTLTDVNELFDVRLCLETFAAREAAARVAEGGDGGRLGELMEASKAAIDEDRTDDVVLISAELHAEIVRLSGNRLLMESVKPLFGRMRWIFGLAHNRSNELQREEHTQLCNAILNGRPELAYSLAYSHIELGREPVLAGLAETLEP
- a CDS encoding pyridoxamine 5'-phosphate oxidase family protein → MNTPGTNKPNSATEILEVNECWELLRGVSVGRLAVWVDDHPDIFPVNYKVDHGSLVFRTGEGTKLHAALSDTPVAIEADGVNPDTGVAWSVVAKGRASAVKLTQDVLDTIGLLLFPWEAGQKDQFIRITPNSVTGRRFKVTPPATWWTPLDDAPTASAE
- a CDS encoding ABC transporter ATP-binding protein, with product MATVTFDNATRLYPGTDKPAVDKLNIDIADGEFLVLVGPSGCGKSTSLRMLAGLEDVNAGRILIGDRDVTDVPPKDRDIAMVFQNYALYPHMTVADNMGFALKIAGVSKEERAERVREAAKLLDLEQYLDRKPKALSGGQRQRVAMGRAIVRNPQVFLMDEPLSNLDAKLRVQTRTQIASLTRRLGVTTVYVTHDQVEAMTMGDRVAVLKDGLLQQVDTPRNLYDRPQNVFVAGFIGSPAMNLLELPVVDGGVQFGGTVYPVPHDVLDDASGKTVTVGTRPEDLETAPQGEGLQVEVDVVEELGADAYVYGHTTLDGKSHDIVARVDGRRPPMKGESIFVRPQSGHVHLFDTKTGLRLGD
- a CDS encoding beta-N-acetylhexosaminidase translates to MNVTELLIPKPVHVAVLDGRAFTLGGATRISATGAAVPVAGHLASFLRRATGHELPLVSDFRPGDVALELTRTFDGGPEAYALTVTDAGARVRADTPAGLFNGIQTLRQLFDPAIEAPPDGPAGNTDRQRDWTVPAVEIKDAPRFRYRGLMLDVVRSFFTVAEVKEQIDVMAQLKFNALHLHLTDDQAWRIEIHEPENNPSGLEYATLTAVGGAVNHPGVGLTPGRTGFYTQQDYRDIQAYAAARNITVVPEIDLPGHVNAALAAVPRLNPDGMAKPMNATGEVGYSTLDADIPATYEFVSEVLGQVAAITDGPYLHIGGDEAHVTGHENYLAMVREFARIGAATGKTVVGWNEAAEADLPDGSVVQYWFGDFGQVLNKAEQGTAKVIMSPADRTYLDQKYDSTSPIGLSWVDGGPFTWSEYYQWNPAQGGLEDQHILGVEGPLWTETVRGNRQAYWLLYPRAVSLAEVAWSPQEARSLGDFRRRLGGFGERLANQGVTFQPAADVEWSATPADPFTEPNNTTEYGTIEA
- a CDS encoding DUF4032 domain-containing protein, translating into MSEQNGAQWHDEPTDYGQIGKLPRKEAASAQDSTPPASVIGSLNITAAAADPELLDLPWHIALEDWPAEFLAALPRGISRHIVRFAHLGGSVIAIKETSEHVARHEYHMLRKLARLDVPCVEPVAVITGRTTADGKPLNPVLVTRHLKFSMPYRALFSQMLRKDTLTRLIDAQALLLVRLHLIGFYWGDVSLSNTLFRRDAGAFAAYLVDAETGELYPDLSMGQREYDLEIARVNIAGELMDLLDGGLIEEKVDPVATSELIMDSYRRLWAELTEKESFELGERWRVAARIRRLNELGFDVEEYAIKTTADGSTIQLQPKVVDAGHHQRRLLRLTGLDAQENQARRLLNDMDQFRADNNPELDEEISAHAWVSQIFEPIVRSIPRHLAGKLEPAEVVHEVLEHRWYMSQKQDRHIPLAETVQSYIDTVLRHRRDEAAIMLNPDTEMLKILEVEVEESGRYDEVEEYPDADD
- a CDS encoding MFS transporter, with amino-acid sequence MVLLALVLVSINLRPAITTIAGVMNQLEDAFQLGPQWLPLLGTLPVLAFGVSGPIGPWLARRLGAGRAVAVALLVLAAALIVRATVPALLLPGTFLCGMAIMTASVLVPQIVKTNRGTGWWTGLCALGFGLGAALGAGLVRPLEHALGGSLGGALAVWAVPALLGAFLIQRSGGGPTSAPAAAGNVTSAGNAASAGNATSAGNATSAAGEAAALTPDSPSSAVAPSAVVPNAVVPLRKQRTAWAVTAFFGLQAMLYFAITSWLAVFLVSEGLSSVDAAALLAWFSLAGLPASLLAPVLAGKPKVLRVLGPGLGLSVAVALIGVLVAPSGAQFFMVGVLGVVQSAGFGLAMALVVIRSAGPLTAGRLSAMSQGFGFALASLGPLAAGLLHTWSGGWEAPFLAMAGEALVLAAAGYLAIRGPLVSIETPKATAKDNPGQSSTPELVP
- a CDS encoding FAD-binding oxidoreductase, producing MGSGLAPSQLAEDEATLTVYSADQGPLLERHLPLAVVWAESVQDVQHIVRTCSAHRVPIVARGAGTGVSGGAHATRGCIVLSLERMKRILDLNPDDETAVVEPGVINAELNAAAAAHGLMYAPDPASYKMSTIGGNVATNAGGLRCAKYGVTRDSVLALDVVMADGSLLHTGHQTFKGVAGYDLTALMVGSEGTLGIVVGVTVRLKYLPHEVHTIAAFYQDFRSAAAGVLAVGKARVQPAIMELLDNGTLEQLDALHGSDLQKRGKSLLLIQTDGFGAAAEAAVVRQVLADGGATVTMEASAEAEMLVELRRNSRGVEVDDEFRVGEDIAVPRSKLVEFVASLEAMAVRHRVRLKVVAHAGDGNLHPTFWMDRVDDATDADALVRLNAALDESIRVGLEMGGTITGEHGVGQYKLRWLGLEQPEPVRELQRRIKELFDPAGILNPGKAI